Proteins from one Chanodichthys erythropterus isolate Z2021 chromosome 15, ASM2448905v1, whole genome shotgun sequence genomic window:
- the hivep1 gene encoding zinc finger protein 40 isoform X3 — MPRTKQNNPKNLKDKIEEAQKELKDPKVAHKDTNESTGRNSEGIKGLKRKKVVVQNQLKKIPKSPVKKQSQTKKSISPNISSSKEATPSSSFSSSPSHGLPDHQDAEDVPQEASESRAVKVEHEETSTSEPQALSRKSSAEEPCAAGPVRTKRGSNSSNKNASPSHTSAPLEVLLKAMEPDFNTLTERKNSSPIGHLGKSVSIPVTYSDYAVAMPAVNFNVQSQPSFVPPFNAAKHFYSSVASTGQHTTQQYVNMSGNRQQDKPGFQKSYSLGPSLNLTHAPVPSGSGGFPQSQPPVVQTCQSLSATVPNSIQVPVTPGFNPVQMTAVVNFGANQVSDISAKDQKPKKQGKYVCEYCKRACAKPSVLLKHIRSHTGERPYPCVTCGFSFKTKSNLYKHKKSHAHAIKLGLVKDSGSGSLSQESDKGLPTHSDVEESGDSDEEGSAADLDPDSSQSSLTALSESSLQSASMVPGSQGESEHLLVFETLKPLVTQRGCEPKVTAALPKVVVHPVNVSPLRADSPRVTDSALEHATAQRQRDFPPANLRSNVMVLSSLKEVDCTSPLQDSVSEDEDQHCKSPLGGSHAQLQRQQATDYSQQPQGKCLLSPRSLGSTDSGYFSRSESADQAMSPPSPFVKITPPAETDITKTPQVPPSSVVTTVMHVASIEKPRVPSGQMRPPLETKALSLEERISKLISDNEAVVDDKQLDSVKPRRTSLSRRGSIDSPKSYIFKDSFQFDLKPPVRRSSSNSDIPKSPFTPTDKSKPVFLLSVPPQYPAMDCLPITRSNSMPTTPGQSALFPNVTPQPHPLRICQSFDDKISSLNDDVFSSAPSTPNSAVHPRTLVRQIAVEDLSTNDGHVLISVHSMDESHHGPSITHELRSKSFEHATERNRKPQQNKGTMYECETCRNRYRKLENFENHKKFYCSELHGPKNKPMHAREIEPEVFGRGIQQPLLNRNAVITGIVEQPLMVRKRRKIKSVGDDDDQSPTETTPPCSRSFDSCQTSTGSIGRPYSHHTQSLSNSATLGQIQIIGRAAESQETRLSPIREAQISTPNKERGDLQRQGSGTSVIRHTNSLSRPNSFETSESIDRSSPVDPVEKEVKSSVKGHTEAAVSSSSQSYHDRMSTPKCASQGMEPHGKQTFTIASDGTPVQQSRLVRQNNIQVPEILVTEEPDRDHETQVVESTEKPADTFNWPQRSESLSKLPTEKLPPKKKRIRLAQMEHSSGESSFESSLSRSLSRDSSLSRCSSISASFDRDDPPRSDSPSRADSVGKPPEAQGIPVANNTLGVPGMMRRATSEQISCTQSSVEISCDYRSKSFDCSSMSPSRALPPMQTALPKTTQYPPATQVPLIERRRGPLVRQMSLKIAPDPQLAVKQTPPIQRVPFTNECSGSQPRPVNLNTSALAQSFVLHSGEAPLTKNELMVQSINLGSQTQQPQVHGLPHPWHQTSRVVACHMQPLVNMGAGHTDIQKSSDEKNQKSFEPKYQMNCSVLKTGQTYSLAGVKGTQITLPVLTIPIANEIKVSQPNDGMQNVYVAQPAYQAVINKPPIVLPAGAQVDTTSHITPASTPVPQILITHEHTLAPASAVSKVNFPTVHVVNSNSKIGPEIQAHRQHGSVAVQMKNNMKTTEQSILSLGSLHCTQKLASANLCPQESTASSKRMLSPANSLDIAMEKTQKRAKDEHGAACLTDGRSLNYLNSKMSEMTRQRKLMLVRQVCTTEPVDSPIETDAPEQLPETSEAEKNTQDPVSQITTTEVNEQQMESRTPTTTPATHSSPGVQSYAMPENSTLKPQEKPEEQRWSPSKSPLRPSTFQGQVKLASSVSVVNTRDSHRLSFPSLKTATTFTWCFLMKRKSLHIQQTDQRISAYSAWVVNPNNPNPLGLPTKVVMSLFDSKQTSKKIHYTQAKTTTLKSDILTYSGKLKDVLPKVLIQQRSVPTENSGKIKPETQPINQTEPDRDSSKSEPQRVKIFDGGYKSNEEYVYVRGRGRGKYICEECGIRCKKPSMLRKHIRTHSDIRPFHCTHCNFSFKTKGNLTKHMKSKAHSKKCMEMGVAVGIIEDQDTEDSGDRGRAGSADRQDSDGDDSDGPDDEDNDGEEEDEEDSQAESGLSATPSVSASPQHFPANQADTAPSSLLAQMSISPNPTPAPQPQPPPASDSQNSDTESVAMMSPVLLVRQMSISASCSSPGPSPTSFTSHPAPASESQTSDTDSVHMMSPVSPCRQMSIDYPEFDVPPSPPVPGKGAKLGQVRPMSSQSLSFSSYIPPSLHVHLTPYQYQTPYAFQCLESRMPGTSAKLL, encoded by the exons atAAAATAGAGGAAGCACAGAAGGAGCTCAAAGACCCCAAAGTTGCACACAAAG ACACAAACGAAAGTACTGGCAGAAACTCTGAGGGCATTAAAGGACTGAAGAGGAAAAAAGTTGTGGTACAAAACCAGCTAAAGAAAATACCAAAATCTCCTGTCAAAAAGCAATCGCAAACCAAGAAATCCATTTCTCCAAACATCTCTTCATCTAAGGAAGCCACaccctcttcttctttttcaagCAGTCCATCACATGGATTGCCTGACCATCAAGATGCTGAAGATGTACCGCAGGAGGCATCTGAATCTAGAGCAGTAAAAGTGGAGCACGAGGAGACATCAACCTCAGAGCCACAGGCTCTCAGCCGCAAAAGTTCTGCAGAAGAACCTTGTGCTGCAGGGCCAGTGCGGACAAAAAGAGggagcaacagcagcaacaaaaacgcATCTCCCTCTCACACAAGTGCTCCCCTTGAGGTATTGCTCAAGGCTATGGAGCCAGATTTCAATACACTGACAGAAAGGAAGAACAGCAGTCCAATAGGACATCTTGGAAAATCCGTTTCCATTCCTGTCACTTATTCTGACTATGCTGTCGCTATGCCTGCTGTTAATTTCAATGTCCAGTCACAACCCTCATTTGTGCCACCATTCAATGCAGCCAAACACTTCTACAGCAGTGTGGCATCTACAGGGCAACACACAACACAGCAGTATGTGAACATGTCAGGAAATCGTCAGCAGGACAAACCAGGGTTCCAGAAAAGCTACAGTTTGGGGCCTTCACTTAACTTGACGCATGCACCCGTTCCATCTGGATCAGGTGGTTTCCCTCAAAGTCAGCCCCCTGTTGTTCAAACATGCCAGTCTCTATCAGCCACAGTACCCAATTCAATTCAAGTCCCCGTCACACCTGGTTTCAACCCTGTTCAGATGACAGCTGTGGTCAACTTTGGCGCAAATCAAGTATCTGATATCTCTGCAAAAGATCAAAAGCCAAAAAAGCAAGGGAAGTATGTCTGTGAATACTGTAAAAGAGCTTGTGCCAAGCCAAGTGTGCTTCTAAAACACATACGGTCCCACACAGGAGAGAGACCTTACCCGTGCGTGACGTGTGGCTTTTCATTTAAGACAAAGAGCAACTTATACAAGCATAAGAAGTCTCATGCACATGCCATCAAACTGGGTTTGGTTAAAGACTCTGGAAGTGGATCCCTCTCCCAAGAGTCCGATAAAGGTCTGCCAACACATTCTGATGTGGAGGAAAGCGGGGACAGTGATGAAGAAGGCAGTGCAGCTGACTTGGACCCGGATTCTTCACAGAGCAGCCTAACGGCATTATCCGAGAGCAGTTTGCAGAGTGCAAGCATGGTACCAGGAAGTCAAGGAGAATCCGAGCATTTGTTGGTGTTTGAAACTCTGAAACCATTGGTTACACAGAGAGGATGTGAGCCAAAGGTCACTGCTGCTCTCCCTAAAGTGGTTGTCCACCCTGTAAATGTTTCACCTTTGCGTGCAGACAGCCCTAGAGTTACAGATTCAGCACTTGAACATGCCACAGCCCAGAGGCAAAGGGATTTCCCTCCAGCAAACCTACGGTCCAATGTAATGGTTCTGTCCTCACTGAAAGAAGTGGATTGCACAAGTCCTCTACAAGATTCAGTAAGTGAGGATGAAGATCAGCATTGTAAATCACCACTAGGAGGCAGCCATGCCCAGCTACAAAGGCAACAAGCAACTGATTACTCTCAACAGCCACAAGGCAAGTGCCTGCTGAGTCCTCGGAGTCTTGGAAGCACTGACTCTGGCTACTTTTCACGTTCTGAGAGTGCAGATCAAGCTATGAGTCCCCCAAGTCCTTTTGTTAAGATAACTCCACCAGCAGAAACCGACATTACAAAAACCCCACAAGTTCCTCCTTCCTCAGTTGTGACAACTGTCATGCATGTAGCATCTATTGAGAAGCCTCGAGTTCCTTCTGGACAAATGCGTCCACCATTGGAAACTAAAGCTCTATCGCTTGAGGAGCGAATCTCAAAACTGATCTCAGACAACGAGGCTGTTGTGGATGACAAGCAACTAGACAGTGTCAAACCCAGACGAACTTCCCTTTCCCGAAGGGGTAGCATTGATTCTCCTAAATCCTACATATTTAAAGACTCTTTTCAATTTGATCTAAAACCACCAGTAAGAAGATCTAGTTCCAACTCAGACATACCAAAATCTCCTTTCACTCCTACGGACAAATCAAAGCCAGTATTTCTTCTTTCTGTACCACCTCAGTATCCAGCCATGGATTGTTTACCAATTACAAGAAGTAATTCAATGCCTACCACACCTGGCCAGTCAGCTCTCTTCCCCAATGTAACTCCTCAGCCTCACCCACTAAGGATCTGTCAGTCATTTGATGACAAGATTAGCTCACTAAATGATGATGTATTCTCTTCAGCTCCCTCTACTCCAAATTCTGCTGTACATCCTCGTACCCTTGTGAGGCAGATAGCAGTTGAGGATTTGTCCACAAATGATGGTCACGTTCTTATCTCAGTTCATTCCATGGATGAGAGCCATCACGGACCAAGTATTACACATGAGCTGAGAAGTAAGTCTTTTGAGCATGCAACAGAAAGAAACCGAAAACCCCAGCAAAACAAAGGGACAATGTATGAATGTGAGACTTGTCGTAACCGTTACAGAAAACTGGAAAATTTCGAAAATCACAAGAAGTTTTATTGTTCTGAACTGCATGGTCCAAAAAACAAGCCTATGCATGCCAGAGAGATTGAGCCAGAAGTGTTTGGACGTGGAATTCAGCAACCTCTTTTAAACAGGAATGCAGTAATTACTGGCATTGTAGAGCAACCACTCATGGTAAGAAAAAGAAGGAAGATTAAAAGTGTTGGAGATGATGATGACCAGTCTCCAACTGAGACCACTCCTCCATGTTCAAGAAGTTTCGACTCCTGCCAGACCTCGACAGGTTCGATAGGGCGACCTTATTCTCACCATACCCAATCTTTAAGTAACTCTGCTACTTTAGGACAAATACAAATCATTGGTAGAGCTGCAGAATCGCAAGAGACAAGACTATCTCCAATAAGAGAGGCTCAGATCAGCACACCAAATAAAGAAAGAGGTGACCTCCAGAGACAAGGAAGTGGAACTTCAGTCATTCGACATACCAACTCCCTCAGCAGACCAAATTCTTTTGAAACATCAGAGTCCATTGACAGGTCATCTCCAGTTGATCCTGTGGAAAAGGAAGTAAAGAGCTCTGTAAAAGGCCATACAGAGGCTGCAGTGAGTTCTTCTTCACAAAGTTACCATGACAGAATGTCTACACCTAAATGTGCCAGCCAGGGGATGGAACCTCATGGTAAGCAAACCTTTACCATTGCTAGTGATGGCACACCTGTACAGCAATCACGGCTTGTGCGCCAGAACAACATTCAAGTCCCTGAAATCTTAGTAACGGAGGAACCAGATCGAGATCATGAAACTCAAGTTGTAGAATCAACAGAGAAACCTGCAGATACATTCAACTGGCCTCAGAGGAGTGAGAGCTTGTCTAAACTGCCGACAGAAAAACTCCCCCCAAAGAAAAAGCGCATTAGACTTGCTCAAATGGAACACTCATCTGGCGAATCCAGCTTTGAGTCAAGTCTCTCTCGTAGCCTCAGTAGAGATAGTAGCTTGTCAAGGTGCTCTAGTATTTCAGCCTCTTTTGACAGAGATGATCCACCAAGATCTGACAGCCCATCAAGGGCTGATAGTGTTGGGAAGCCACCAGAAGCTCAAGGGATCCCTGTAGCAAACAACACTCTTGGAGTGCCAGGCATGATGAGACGCGCTACCTCAGAACAGATCAGCTGCACTCAGTCATCAGTGGAAATTTCTTGTGACTACCGTAGCAAATCCTTTGACTGCAGCAGTATGTCACCCAGCAGGGCTTTGCCACCAATGCAGACTGCCCTGCCAAAAACCACACAGTATCCTCCAGCTACCCAGGTGCCTCTCATTGAAAGAAGAAGAGGGCCTTTAGTACGTCAAATGTCCTTGAAGATTGCACCAGACCCTCAATTGGCAGTGAAACAGACTCCCCCCATCCAAAGAGTCCCCTTCACCAATGAATGCTCTGGGTCCCAACCTAGACCAGTAAATCTGAACACATCTGCTCTTGCTCAGTCCTTTGTCCTACATTCTGGAGAGGCCCCGCTAACGAAAAATGAGCTAATGGTTCAAAGCATCAACCTTGGAAGCCAAACCCAACAACCCCAAGTTCATGGTCTTCCACATCCATGGCATCAGACCTCAAGGGTTGTGGCATGCCACATGCAACCTCTGGTCAATATGGGGGCTGGTCATACGGACATTCAGAAGAGCTCTgatgaaaaaaatcaaaagagCTTTGAACCTAAATACCAAATGAATTGCTCCGTTCTAAAAACAGGCCAGACATATTCTTTAGCAGGTGTGAAAGGCACGCAGATCACATTGCCAGTGCTAACAATACCAATTGCTAACGAAATTAAAGTGTCACAGCCAAATGATGGAATGCAAAATGTCTATGTAGCACAACCAGCTTATCAGGCTGTAATCAATAAGCCTCCAATTGTACTGCCTGCTGGTGCACAAGTTGATACAACATCTCATATAACGCCAGCATCTACACCTGTACCACAGATTCTAATCACCCATGAGCACACCCTAGCACCTGCGTCTGCCGTTTCTAAGGTCAACTTTCCTACGGTACATGTTGTGAACAGTAATTCAAAGATTGGACCAGAAATCCAAGCACACAGGCAACATGGGTCTGTTGCTGTACAGAtgaaaaacaacatgaaaacCACTGAGCAAAGCATTCTGTCCCTTGGTTCACTGCACTGTACACAAAAACTGGCTTCTGCAAATTTATGCCCCCAAGAATCCACTGCCTCAAGCAAGCGTATGCTCTCCCCTGCAAACAGCCTGGACATTGCTATGGAAAAGACACAGAAACGGGCTAAAGATGAGCATGGAGCTGCATGTCTCACTGATGGTAGATCTCTGAACTACTTGAACTCAAAGATGTCAGAAATGACCAGGCAGaggaagttaatgctggttagACAGGTCTGTACCACAGAGCCAGTGGATAGCCCAATTGAGACTGATGCCCCAGAACAATTGCCAGAGACTTCAGAAGCTGAAAAGAACACCCAGGATCCAGTATCTCAGATAACAACAACTGAGGTCAACGAGCAGCAGATGGAGAGCAGAACACCTACCACAACACCTGCTACACATTCTTCACCCGGAGTTCAAAGCTATGCCATGCCAGAGAATTCCACTCTGAAGCCACAAGAGAAACCTGAGGAGCAGCGCTGGTCTCCATCGAAATCTCCTCTGAGGCCTTCAACATTTCAGGGACAAGTGAAGTTAGCTTCGTCTGTGTCCGTTGTCAACACCAGAGACAGCCATCGGCTGTCTTTCCCCAGTCTGAAAACAGCTACAACCTTCACCTGGTGTTTTCTCATGAAAAGGAAATCCCTCCACATCCAGCAGACAGACCAGAGGATCTCTGCCTACTCTGCATGGGTAGTAAACCCAAACAATCCCAATCCATTGGGACTTCCCACCAAAGTGGTTATGTCCTTGTTTGACTCCAAACAGACATCCAAGAAAATACATTACACCCaagcaaaaacaacaactttgaAATCTGACATCTTGACCTATTCTGGGAAGCTGAAGGATGTCTTGCCAAAA gTTTTGATTCAGCAAAGATCTGTGCCAACTGAGAATAGTGGAAAAATAAAACCAGAGACTCAACCAATAAATCAGACAGAGCCAGACAGAGACTCATCCAAATCTGAACCTCAACGAGTGAAGATCTTTGATGGAGG TTACAAATCAAATGAGGAGTATGTGTATGTTAGGGGACGTGGAAGAGGAAAATACATCTGTGAGGAATGTGGAATTCGCTGCAAGAAACCTAGCATGCTGCGGAAACACATCCGTACTCATTCGGACATCCGTCCATTTCACTGCACGCACTGCAACTTCTCTTTCAAGACTAAAG GGAACCTAACCAAGCACATGAAGTCCAAAGCCCACAGTAAGAAGTGTATGGAAATGGGAGTTGCTGTGGGTATTATTGAGGACCAGGACACAGAAGACTCAG GTGAtcgaggaagagcaggaagtgCTGACAGACAGGACTCAGATGGTGATGACTCTGATGGCCCAGATGATGAAGATAACGATGGGGAAGAGGAAGATGAGGAGGACAGCCAGGCAGAGTCTGGCCTTTCTGCAACACCTTCAGTTTCTGCAAGCCCACAGCATTTTCCTGCTAACCAGGCCGACACAGCTCCTAGCTCTCTGCTAGCTCAGATGTCCATCAGCCCGAACCCAACCCCAGCTCCCCAACCTCAGCCTCCTCCAGCTTCAGACTCCCAGAACTCAGACACGGAGTCTGTGGCTATGATGAGCCCAGTTTTACTGGTCAGACAGATGTCAATTTCTGCATCCTGCTCCAGCCCCGGCCCTAGTCCCACCTCTTTTACATCCCACCCTGCCCCTGCCTCTGAATCCCAGACCTCTGATACTGACTCCGTACACATGATGAGCCCAGTGTCGCCTTGCAGGCAGATGTCCATCGACTACCCTGAATTTGACGTTCCCCCTAGTCCCCCAGTGCCAGGCAAGGGCGCCAAGCTCGGCCAGGTGAGACCCATGTCCTCGCAATCACTGTCTTTCTCGTCGTACATCCCTCCCTCTCTACATGTACACCTCACCCCATACCAGTACCAAACCCCATATGCATTCCAATGTCTTGAGTCTCGCATGCCTGGCACGTCAGCAAAACTGCTTTGA